Genomic segment of Mercurialis annua linkage group LG6, ddMerAnnu1.2, whole genome shotgun sequence:
TTGACCGCCGCCACCGTTCCGATCatcagaaaaaaattcaagaattgACGGAGGATGGATTTTCCGTCGAATGCTTATTTTATCACCTGTTCATCATCCCGTCGGAATATAAACAtcaattttcttttgatttcttACCCTTCTTCAATTCACTACAAAACAAACCGACCCGTTTCATTGCGGGTTCAAGCAACGGTCTCTTCTTATGCACCGCCGATCTGAATATTCTGGAAGCTGAAGATCCGGCGGTGTATTACGTTTGCAATCCGATCACCAAGCATTGGATTGCTCTCCCTCCGCCGCCTCCTCGCTTAGCGTTGGACGATGCGGTCGATGTATTTCTTGGTTCGGCTGTATATGGTTTCTCGTCGAGCAAGACGAAACTCGAGGTGGTTCAGGTTCTTCTACCTGTTATAGCTAAGAGAAAACTATTTGAGTTTCAGGTTGATGTATTTTCCTCCGACACCGGAAAATGGACACGGTTGATTGCCGCATCTGCAAAACCCCTTATGTGGAGATGTGGAGCTCCGGCCGTCTACTATCGCGGGTTGCTGCATTGGATTTCCACGTTTGGAAAGCAGATTGTTGTGTATGATGTGAGTAAAAATAGCTTTCCTTTCATTGTTGAGCCtcctgttaatttttttaatgcaaAAATGGTACTTGCTTTATCCTGTGGGTGTTTGTATATGTGTCAATTGCGTTATGATGATAGTACTCTAAAAATGTGGAAACTGAATTACTTGAACAATAACGAGCTGCCGGAGTGGATATTTGAGGGCCAATGCAAGTTAGAAGAGTGCATCCGCCACGGCCCTAGTTGGATTAAAGATTTGAGACTCCGACGAGTGCTTGCTATCCATCCATATGATCACAATATTCTATATTTGGGTGGTGGTGTTCCAAGACAGTATGTTGTTTCTTGCAATTTGAGAACCAAAACGTTGAAATTCGCATATGAGTCTTCAAATGATTACCTCTATAATGGCGTTTACACAATGGGACTTCACTTGCGGCCACCTCTTATATCTCCAATTCCTTAAATTGGTATATACTCATTTTATGTATTATGAGTTTTTTAATTGGTTCGGTTTAGGTCTGTGCTTTTTCAGTCTTCTCTTGAGTTATTGTAGTCCTGGCTTGGCTTCTCCTGCCTTATTCAGGAAAAAATATGTCTTGTTTACTTCTATTTAATTCCATTTTTAGCCAATCAGTAcaattttattgttaattttcaaatagttaTTTTGGCTACTAGTTGCTCTTTTGCTAGTCATGACTGAGCCATGAATAGCTGAAGAATGAAGACCCATCTATGATTGATTGGAAAATATATGGAATTTTGAAGAATGAATATCGATCTATGATTGATCGAAAAATCTATGGCATGTGCTCATGTGCATTGCCAATCATTTGGAACAAATATTTTCAAAGAGCTGTCAAATATCCAACATCTCCAAGTAAGTGAGCattatattgaaataattatttttgcaaTAGGAATCTTAATCTACAATATATTTTTCTTGAGTTTTTTGCATATTCCTTTGTGCTGCTTATGATCTGTAGAGTCTACAGAATTAATGGTGCCATGATCTGTGGAAATTTTTTGGAATTGGATCATGTTTGGGTTTGGATACCTTTTTAGATTTCTTTGGCCTAAATGTATACAAAAGTGTTTTACTTGTAGTTTAATATACTAACAGGGTGGGGCAAGGGTGACTATATTTCTTACTAAAGCAAGGAAATGAGAGCAGCAGAATTTATTTTTGACCCATTCTAACAGCCAGATTCTAAGAAATTGCTCAGTTTATATAAACTAAATAATGAGTTGAATCAGTTTCATTAAGTGATATCAGTAATTTAATTCCCAAAGTCAAAAGCATTCACAACTTTTTAATTAGAATTGCTATTACAAAACTATGCATGCGCACGGTCAGGTATCTGATCTTTTCTAAATGGAAAGTTAACTTGTAAAAGAAGTAATAGATCGACCATGTCAAAATGAAAGCAATTTAACTTACAAGCCTTGGATATCACGAAATTTGATGACATCTTACCCTTATGTACTTATTTTCTGAGGTAGCAACTTTGTTCTGGTAGTAAGTTGACTTTAGTTTTGCCCTTTAGAAACTATAAGTTGTGTTCAAATGGTCATTTTATTATTGCTTTATAGTTCTCTGACCTCAGTTAAGGATAAACTGAATTATTGTCAACTTGATTTGAGTAAAAACTAAGAGTATTAGTGCTTGTCACATTGCAACAGCTTTGAGAAGTATTTGCTTattcatattatatattttttcaggCTAGGATTCTGAGCACAATTGGAAAAACTCAGAGTAGAGAACACTTTTAATTAACTCAGCAACTCATTAACTTCCATTTCAAGTGCTTTCCATGTTAAAATTGCTGCATATTCTAGTTATTTGTTCTGTTTTCCAGAAACACCTAAGCTATGCTCAAGATCAAAGTCACTTCATATACCATGGATTCAATGGAACCAACCTCAATCTGAGTGGACTTGCAATTGTCCACCCTAATGGTCTATTAGAGTTATCAAACATCTCATACCGCCAAGTTGGTCGCGCTTTCTTTCCTCTCCCATTCAAGTTCAACAAGTCATCATCCGATGATTCTCAATCTCTTTCATTTTCTACCAACTTTGTTTTCGCCATTGATCCTGAGAGACATGCTCTTGGTGAGAAATCTGGATATGGTGGCCATGGTTTTGTCTTTAGTATCTTACCATCTCTGGAATTTGCAGGCTCGTCGTCAATTCATTACTTTGGAATCTTGAATTTATCAACCAACGGCTTGTCTTCGAACCATATCGTTGCTGTTGAGTTTGATACCATAGAGACTCCTGATTGTTCAGACATCAATGACAACCATGTTGGAATTGATGTGAATAGTTTGACATCTAAAATATCAGCTCCAGCAAAATACTTTTCAGACAATGAATATAAGAACCTAACGCTCATAAGTGGAGACCCAATGCAGGTATGGATAGACTATGATCAAGCAGAGATGATACTAAATGTAACAATTGCTCCTGTAACAATCACAAAACCTGAAAAGCCTCTCTTGTCGGAATATATTGATCTTTCTTTAGTTCTGTTAGACACTATGTATGTTGGTTTCTCTTCATCTACAGGTTCCATGGCTAGCTACCATCATATTCTTGGTTGGAGCTTTAACAAAGGAGGGCCTAGTCAAAGTCTTGATATTTCGCAGCTTCCTCCACTTCCGCCACCTCCTGCTTCTCCGCCGCCTTCAGGCCCTCCACAGCCTCATCCATTACTCACCTTCGTAGGTATAATCATTATCTCATTGGCGGTGACAAGTGTTGTGCTAATTCTTATCATTGTAGCGGTGTGTATAATTCAAAGGAAGAAGAAGTTCGGAGAATTGCGCGAAGATTGGGAGAAAGAATATGGCCCTCAAAGATTCTCTTACAAGGATCTGTATAAAGCAACTAAAGGATTTAAAGACAAAGAACTTCTTGGATTTGGAGGTTTTGGAAAGGTTTATAAAGGATTGTTACAATCTTCTGATACACAAATTGCAGTAAAGAAATTCTCTCATGACTCTGAACAAGGAATGAAGGAATTTATAGCTGAAATTGCAAGTATGGGAAGGCTCAGCCATAGGAATTTGGTTCAACTTCTCGGCTATTGTAGGCGAAAGCGCGAGCTGCTCTTGGTTTATGATTATATGCCAAATGGAAGCCTCGACAAATTCTTATTTCAGAACGACACGCCGCATCTGAACTGGGTCCAGCGATATCAAATCCTGAAAGGAGTTGCATCAGCTCTTCTTTACCTCCATGAAGAATGGGAACAAATTGTTCTGCACAGAGATGTGAAAGCTAGCAATGTGATGTTGGATGCTGATCTAAATGGTAGATTAGGAGATTTTGGTCTCGCAAAGTTTCACGAACGAGGTTCAATTCCTGAAACGACCTGTGTGGTTGGTACAATAGGATACCTTGCGCCAGAAGTTTCAAGAACAGGAAGTTTCACAACCAGTAGTGATGTTTTTGCTTTTGGGACATTGATGCTTGAAGTTGCTTGTGGAAGAAAGACTATAGAGCCGCATAGACCAGCTGGCGAAGTGGTATTGGCTGATTGGGTTGTCGAGAGTTGGAAGAGAGGGGCGATTCTTGAGATGACTGATTCCAAATTAAAAGGTAAATACATGGTGGAAGAAATGGAATTGGTTTTGAAGTTAGGGTTGCTTTGTACTCACACCACACCAACAGCTAGGCCTACCATGAGGCAAGTTGTGCAGTATCTAGACGGAAAGGCGGCCTTACCGGAGATACCGCCGGATAATACTCCTCGCATTGGTTTGGTGATATTGAATCAAGACTTGAGTACATCCCATGAGTATTCTAGCTTGTCTATTACTGCTTCAGTCCTCAACTTTGGTCGTTGACTCTGCAAATTTATGATGTTTAATTACCAATGTTGTATAGAAACGGAAATGGAAAACCTTAAAGGATccttaattttttcttttaaagaatAGATTTGAAATATAAAGCATAGTTTTAGAAGCGTTTTCGAAAACGGTAAAGAAATTCCGAAACTTAGGAGTCCCTAAATTTTCATGCAACATATAAAGATGTAAATGAATATGTACAATGGTCATTGAACTTGATGACTTGCTGGAACTGTAAGAAATGAGACTATGTTTTGTTagtgtttagtttttttttttttttgataattggggagggagagcgcttgtggcaggaatcgaacccacgacctagcagtttgctgccagcgcttataccattcgAGCTATAGCTCGTTGGTATACTTTCGTTATATATAGCTCGTTGGTATACTGTTTAGTTTATATACTTTCGTTATATAAATTTACTTGTCAaataagttcaaaaataattttaatacttaaagtttaaaaagataattacaaataatataaaattcaaaaagaaagtATTGAGTATAACTTTTTTCATGAATTTATAAAAGGCTTATtcccttaaaaacccctcaccttttacccctaatttatttgcaccctcacgttgcaaaaccaccaaatatacccaaattacgacttttcactttcaattgcaccctcaagcattaaattgatctttttttacttgaaaaaatagatttatttttgttttaaataaaatattaagtcctattttaaaatatatgctaaaatttaaagtattgatttgaacatttttcaagtgaaaagaggttaatttgatgtttgagggtacaattgaaagtgaaaggtcgtaatttgggtatatttggtggttttacaacgtgagggtgcaaacgaattgggggtaaaaggtggggggattttaaggaGATAAGCCTTTATAAAAATAGCTATTCTCAAAATTACAGATATTAtcacattttataaattattataaaaatccaaaaactatttaattttttaataaaaactaataatataaaattcaaactaatcataaaaaaatgaatttagggtatgtagtttttgatttgttttttaaaatgagCTAGGAGACGGGCTGTGATGCAATGAGAATGTTCATCATTTTTCTCGTTCTATCAGTCTCATTCATGGAAATTACCTAGTTGCTTGCTCTTACTGAAGAGTTGacccttttttattatttatattatcactaatttttttctaatatatTCTTAATGTATacaattattaatatttgataatcaccaataaaaaaaacatcattGTTCCAACTTGAGATTTTGAATTTGCAGATCACTGCAGATGTTAACATTGACTCGAATGAAGCCAATTTAAAGATCTCATTAGAAACTCAGAAATTTTGATTAAGCCAATCATTTCAGTTTAAAGCTCTGAAGATTAAATAGATTAAATCATGTTTTCAATTCTTGAACTTTTGCTTATTCTACTTTTTAGTTCTGTTTTCTTGAAACACTCTGGTTTTGCTCAAGATGAAGATCAAGCTGACCAGTTCATCTACCATGGCTTCAACGAATGGAACCTGAATCTCAATGGAATTGCAAAAATTCACCCTGATGGCCTGTTAGAGTTGACAGACATTTCATACTACCAAATTGGTCGAGCTTTTTTTCCATTTCCTCTCAATTTCTCCAAGTCTTCATTTTCAACCAACTTCGTTTTCGCCATCCATCCTGAGAAGCCGAATTATGGCGGCCATGGCTTCGTTTTTGCAATATCTCCATCTCCAGGGTTTACAGGCGCGTTGGCAGCAGATTACTTTGGACTGTTCAATTCCTCAACAATTGGCTTGGATTCAAATCCTATATTTGCTGTTGAGCTCGACACTATACAGACTCCTAATTTTTCAGACCCCGATAACAATCATGTCGGAATTGATGTGAATAATTTGGTATCTAATGTGGCAGCGCCGGCAAGTTACTTTTCGGACTATGAATTTAAAAGCTTGGAGCTAATTAGTGGAAATCAGACGCAAATTTGGATTGATTATGATGAGGTAGAGAAGCTAGTAAATGTAACTCTAGCTCCTATATCAAGCATGAAACCCGAAAAGCCTCTCTTCTCGAGCAAAATGGATCTTTCTTTAGTTCTGACAGATTCTATGTATGTCGGTTTTTCGTCATCGACAGGGTCTATGGCGAGCTATCATTATATTCTTGGTTGGAGCTTCAACAAAAGTGGGCCAGCTCAAAATCTTGATATCTCAAAGCTTCCTTCAGTTCCAATAAGTATtccaaaatttaaatcgggTAAGAAGAAACCAGATATAAGAATTATGATCCCCTTGATTACGGCAAGTGTTATGGTGATCGTAATCTTCGGCAGTGTTTATATAAGGAGGAAGAAATATGAAGAATTGCGCGAAGATTGGGAAGAACAATACGGACCTCAAAGATTTTCCTACAAGGATTTGTATAAAGCAACCGAAGGATTCAAAGAGAAAGGACTTCTAGGATTCGGAGGTTTTGGATAGGTCTATAAAGGCGTATTGCCTTGTTCGAATATACAAGTTGCAGTCAAGAAGTTATCGCATAGTTCCGAACAAGGAATGAAGCAATTTGTTGCTGAAATTGCAAGCATGGGAAGGCTAAGGCACAGAAATTTGGTTCAACTTCTTGGCTATTGCAGGCGAAAAGGCGAGCTTCTCCTGGTGTATGATTTTATGCCAAATGGGAGCCTCGACAGATTTCTATTTCAGAGTGACACACCAAATCTGAATTGGGTTCAACGATATCAAATTCTAAAAGGAGTTGCATCCGCACTTCTTTACCTCCACGAAGAAGGGAACCGAGTTCTTCTCCACAGAGATGTAAAAGCcggaaatgtgatgctagatggTGAATTTATTGGAAAGTTAGGAGATTTCGGACTAGCTAAGTTCTATGATCATGGATCATTTCCTCAAACAACTTGTATTGTTGGAACTATAGGATATCTTGCACCAGAAGTTTCAAGAACAGGACGGGCCACTACAAGCAGCGATGTTTTTGCTTACGGGACACTTATGCTGGAAGTAGCTTGTGGAAGAAAGTGTATAGAGCCATATAGACCATATGGAGAGGTGATTCTAGTTGACTGGGTTCTGGATTGTTGGAAACGCGGCGTGATTGTTGAGACAAGTGATTTTCAATTAGAAGGTAAATATATGGTAGAAGAAATGGAATTGGTATTAAAATTAGGGCTGCTTTGCGCTCACTCTACACCAGCAGTCAGGCCTACCATGAGGCAAGTAATGCAATATCTAGACGGAAAGGCGGTCATACCGGAGATACCTCTGGATAGTTCGCAAACAGCAAACGAGGATCTCATTTCGTCATACTCCTCTGCATCGAAGGATTGTTCTAGCTTCTCTATCACTGCCTCCATCCTCAGTTACGGTCGTTGAATATCTTCAAAATTTCATGGCAACATTTGAGGTTTTGAAGTAGTAGTCATACGCTTATAATTTATGTTTAGTGCACTGGATCAGAATCACAAGTACTGTTTCATTTCGGTTAACTGTTGTGTTTTGTTTATGCATATTGTAATAGCTAAGTGTTTGCTTAAACAAGTGAGCATTGAAGTgtattaagttaataaaagttcatgaaaatcagaagaaaaaaagaaaaagaaaacaaaaaatgcaAACATTGCGCCATTACCATAGTTTTTGTATTAACTTTTGAACAATGTGGCCAAAAGCAAAAACTTTGCTGGTAGTGACACATCCGGTTCTTGAAACTTCTGGCGCAAGGTATCCTCTTATGAGGTTCAGGCTCTTATTTCCTCTTACCATTGTCCGGATAATAGGCCGCCCGAGCTGAAACGTTGGAAATCAAGCTATTTACATCAATCCCGGCATGGCTGTTATCGATGTCTCCAAAACCAACCGTCAATATAATATCAAACTCAACAGCAAAAACATGGTTCGAGTCCAAACCGTCATTTGAAGAGTTAAAGAGTCCTAAGCACTCCACAGGCATAGCTCCTGAAAATTCTATAGATGGAAATATAACGAAAGCAAAGCCATGGCCGCCAAAATCGGGCATCTGTTAACCAATTGCGAACACTAAATGTGTAGAAAACGAAAGAAACTGAGATTTATCGGATGAAAATTTATCGAATTCGAGAGGGAATTTATAGAAAGCAGGACAAATTGACAACTCAAAACATTGTTAGATACAAGGTATTGGCTAGCTCAATCAATCAATTAAGTTCTTTAATAATCCAGGCTTAAAGTTTTGTTCTATGTTATTCGCAATCCTAATACACAAGGAGACTTCCATTTAGGAAATCTTTGACTAGACTAATCttactataaaatataattactgATATTATGTAATAATTTTACATTACAGCATGATGATCCATGcattgataatattatgaataaatggtaattgataatattatatatactaACTATTGGAGCATCTAGAAGCCTAATTATAATGTTAAGAGTTAATTACTAATGTCCCTCAATTTGAATTTTGACTAATATATTCATTCCTAGCCCTGAAAAGTCAGCTTATTTCCTCTCACAGTTGACCAATAATActacaaatttataatttccTTAAGTTTACTTGTTAGTACTTTCTTCAATACCtcagaaaattaataattttgtaaatattttttttcaataccTCAGAACATTAACTTTCATTACCATTATGTTTGTGAATACTTTTCTTCTCCGGATTGTTTTGGAAAAATCCCAACTACATAATAtatgtaaatattaatttgtCCAAATTTTATAGTCttattaattaggattaatgtTACCATATATCACAATTCTTTGAGTTTCGATTTAAGCACAATTTTCAAAATGTCTCACCAAATATCTCAACTCTCATTATATGCCATATATaacataaatgttttaaacgacgtcgttttggttATTCATCTATACGGCCAAAAACGacatcatttttataaaaaaaataaagcataaaaacGCAAACCGGACTATAgaatgaaaagtttggaaaggTTGGGATGTTAGGTGAGACGTTTTGTAGATTATACTtagattgaagaaaaaaaaacgtgaaatgttgtGATATATTGTCACATAAACCCTATTAATTATCCTATTATTTTAtgagaataaaaaaacatatgagGAAGAATAGGCTGGCTGTGATGCAAGACTCTGATGCAACggatgtttaaaattttagtcaGTCTAAATGCTCATTCTGGGAAATTACTCAGTTCCTCTTACTTTGCACTTTTATCAAAGAGTcggatctttttttatttgcaacAGTTTCTTGATGTTTGCTTGTTATTATACAATTCATTGTATTTCATGTTAGTCTATGGAAAACAATGAATTTCAATAGTAAAATAGCAGGACATcaataattatcattttaataCTTGAGATTTTGAATTTGTAGACTTTGACGTTGACTAGGATTAACCTCTTAACCAGGCCAACTTTGAGATTTGcataaacattttgattaaacCAATTTGAGATTTCAGTTTAAAGTTCTGAAGATTAATTTATTAAGCCATGTTTTCAATTCTTGAACTTCTGCTTATTCTGCTTTGTAGTTCTGTTTTCTTGAAACACTCTGGTTTTGCTCAAGTTCAGCATAAAGCTGACAATTTTATCTACCATGGCTTCAACGAATCGAATCTGAATCTTAACGGAATTGCGAAAATTCACTCTGATGGCCTGTTAGAGttaacaaacatttcatattacCAAATTGGTCGTGCTTTTTCGAGATTTCCACTCGACTTCCATAACTCTTCATTTTCTACCAACTTTGTTTTCGCCATCCATCCTGAGATGGCTAATCTTGGCGGCCATGGCTTTGTTTTCACCATATCTCCATCTCCAGAGTTTACAGGCGCGTTGGCAGCAGAATACTTCGGATTGTTCAGTAATTCAACAATTGGCTTGGATTCAAATCATGTATTTGCTGTTGAGTTTGACACTATACAGACTCCTGATTTTGGAGACATCGATAACCATCATGTCGGAATTGATGTGAATGATTTAGTATCAAATGTATCAGCTTCAGCAGCATACTTCTTTTTGAACGATCAATTGAAAAGCTTAGAGCTGATAAGGGGGAATCAGATACAAGTTTGGATAGATTATGATGAGGTGGAGCAGCTAGTAAATGTAACTCTAGCTCCTATACCAAGCATGAAACCCGAAAAGCCTCTCTTGTCGACAAAAATCAATCTTTCTTTAGTTCTGACAGATTCTATGTATGTTGGTTTTTCATCGTCGACGGGATCTATGGCAAGCTATCATTATATTCTTGGTTGGAGCTTCAACAAAAGTGGGCCAGCTCAAGATCTTAATATCTTAAAGCTTCCTTCACCTCCTTCACTTCCTCCGCTCCCAAGTAAACCAAAATCAGGTAAGAAAGTACCAGTTTTCAAAATTATGGTCCTCTTGATAATAGCAAGTATTCTGGGGACCATAATCTTTGGAGGTGTCTATATAAGGAGGAAGAAATACGAGGAATTGCACGAAGATTGGGAAGAAGAATATGGACCTCAAAGATTTTCCTACAAGGATATATATAAAGCAACTGAAGGATTCAAAGACAAAGGACTTCTGGGATCTGGAGGTTTCGGAAAGGTCTATAAAGGCGTATTGCCTTGTTCGGATATACAAGTTGCAGTCAAGAAGTTTTCGCATGATTCCGGACAAGGAATGAAGCAATTTGTAGCTGAAATCGCAAGCATGGGAAGGCTAAGGCATAGAAATTTGGTTCAACTTCTCGGCTATTGCAGGCGAAAAGGCGAGCTTCTCCTAGTGTATGGTTATGTGCCAAATGGAAGCCTTGACAGATTCCTATTTCAGAGTAATACACCAACTCTGAACTGGGTTCAACGATATCAAATCCTGAAAGGAGTTGCATCCGCACTTCTTTACCTCCACGAAGAAGGGGACCGGGTTCTTCTCCATAGAGACGTAAAAGCTAGCAATGTTATGTTAGATGCGGATTTTATAGGAAAGTTAGGAGATTTTGGACTAGCTAAGTTCTACGAGTTAGCCAGATCGATATACGCATTActtaaaacacataaacaattGAATTGAATACGAGATCAATAAACGGAACCTGATTTGGAAACTTCGAGTTCTTGATCCCTAGACGCCATCTTGATCTGAAGCTATGATCTTCTTCCTTATGATCTCAATCAGGAGATGGCCCTATTCTCTATACTTTATGTTTCTTTAAGACTTTATAAGAAAACCAGAGAATACTTCTTATGAGATTAAGGAAGGGACCTAGCTATTTATACTACTTAAGGAGTTGAACGGGCTCCCATCAAAGCCCGTTAACTCCAGCCCGCACTTTATCCTCCACACACAAATTAGAGTCCAGTCCCTCTTTATTTGATCACACGGACTTAATAAAACACTGGCCCATTAACTAAGCCCATACTACGGAAGCCCATATCGGAATTAAAAAATTCCAACATTCTCCCACTTGGGCGATGTTAATGGTATAAAACATTCttagatatttaaaaaatattttaatatcaaaatatcttttcaaaatagttATAGTGTTTATCCAGCCCTAATAGGACTTTAAGTGTGGTAGTACGGTAAGATAAAACAATGCTCACTTTATGATCAAATTCTGAATGCATTGTTTATCTTATCGGTCACCATGATTTCTTACTTCATGCAACACAAGTACGCATCAGAAATCATCCTTTATGACTTATAAAAAGTCTGCATGTCTTAAATTCTTTAAATCTCGAGATCTGTATGTATCACAAGACATACAATTAAGGCTTTCATTTTATGCCCCAAGCCTTTGCTTAAGATGATACGTGTCTTAAGACTTTCAATAATGACATGTCATTTCAACAATGTTTGCAAAGAAATCAACATTTCATACATAATAGCAAACATTCAACTAAATTTGTACCAATGCACAAACATACAACATTGTACCCACGTACAAAAACAACATTGTACTAACATACAATAAACAACATAAGTAGAACAACATTAGCCTCCCACTAAACTAAAGTATCAGAAAACTTCGACAACCCCATGCTAGCAACATGTTTTTGAAAAACATTAGGTCGAAGTCCCTTAGTTAAAGGATCAGCTATCATGTCATCGGTGCCGATATGTTCTACAATCACGTCACCTTTCTTAACCAGTTCTTTCAGTGTCAAATACTTTATTTCCATATGCTTAGACCCTGTGATATTCTTATTATTCTTCGCAAATAATACAGCCGGCAAATTATCACAGTACAACTGGATAGGTCTATATATGGAGTCAACAACGGAAAACTCCATAATAAGATTCTTTAACCAAGTTCCTTGTATAGCTGCTCCATAGCATGCTATAAACTCCGCTTGCATAGTGGAAGAAGAAACTAATGTCTGTTTGACACTTTTCCACGAGACAGCCCCACCTGCtagtttataaatataaccTGATGTAGATTTTCTATCATCTGAACAACCAGCAAAATCTGAATCTGTGAATCCCATCAGTTCTAGATATTCAGTTTTTCTATAAGTTAACATGTAATCTCTTGTCCCTTGAAGATATCTCAAAACTCTCTTAGCAGCAGTCCAGTGATCCTTTCCAGGATTAGATTGAAATCGTCCCAGAACACCAACTGCAAATGCAATATCCGGTCTAGTGCAGACTTGTGCATACATTAAGCTTCCAACTGCACTAGCATATGGTATTGCTTTCATAGATTCTCTCTCACTTTCATTCTTAGGACATTGTGCCAAGCTCAATTTATCACCTTTAGCAATAGGCACATCCCAAGACTTACAGTTATGCATATTAAATCTTTTTAATATGCGATCAATGTATGCTTCCTGAGAGAGACCTAAGAAGTTTTGAGATCTATTTCTATGAATTTTAATTCCAAGGACATATGATGCTTCTCcaagatctttcatatcaaaatgACTTGACAAAAGTTGCTTTACCTCATGCAACATGTCCAGGTCATTACATGCAAGCAAAATATCATCTACATACAAAATGAGATAAATAAATTTGCTCCCACTGATCTTGGTATATATGCATCTATCAACTTTGCTTTCAATAAAGCCCAAATTAGAGATTACGCAATCAAATTTTAGGTACCATTGACGGGAAGCTTGTTTCAAGCCATAAATAGACTTTTTAAGTCTACAAACAAGATGGGCTTGATCAACCTTATGAAAACCTGTAGGTTGTACCATATAGACCTCTTCATCAAGATCTCCATTTAGGAATGCGGTTTTGACATCCATCTGATGTAGCTCTAAATCAAAATGAGCTACTATTGCCATGATCACTCTAAATGTATCTTTAGAAGATACAGGAGAAAAAGTTTCATTAAAATCAATTCCTTCCCTCTGAGTGAATCCCTTAGCAACCAACCT
This window contains:
- the LOC126686951 gene encoding L-type lectin-domain containing receptor kinase SIT1-like isoform X1, whose protein sequence is MLKLLHILVICSVFQKHLSYAQDQSHFIYHGFNGTNLNLSGLAIVHPNGLLELSNISYRQVGRAFFPLPFKFNKSSSDDSQSLSFSTNFVFAIDPERHALGEKSGYGGHGFVFSILPSLEFAGSSSIHYFGILNLSTNGLSSNHIVAVEFDTIETPDCSDINDNHVGIDVNSLTSKISAPAKYFSDNEYKNLTLISGDPMQVWIDYDQAEMILNVTIAPVTITKPEKPLLSEYIDLSLVLLDTMYVGFSSSTGSMASYHHILGWSFNKGGPSQSLDISQLPPLPPPPASPPPSGPPQPHPLLTFVGIIIISLAVTSVVLILIIVAVCIIQRKKKFGELREDWEKEYGPQRFSYKDLYKATKGFKDKELLGFGGFGKVYKGLLQSSDTQIAVKKFSHDSEQGMKEFIAEIASMGRLSHRNLVQLLGYCRRKRELLLVYDYMPNGSLDKFLFQNDTPHLNWVQRYQILKGVASALLYLHEEWEQIVLHRDVKASNVMLDADLNGRLGDFGLAKFHERGSIPETTCVVGTIGYLAPEVSRTGSFTTSSDVFAFGTLMLEVACGRKTIEPHRPAGEVVLADWVVESWKRGAILEMTDSKLKGKYMVEEMELVLKLGLLCTHTTPTARPTMRQVVQYLDGKAALPEIPPDNTPRIGLVILNQDLSTSHEYSSLSITASVLNFGR
- the LOC126686951 gene encoding putative L-type lectin-domain containing receptor kinase II.2 isoform X2; protein product: MLKLLHILVICSVFQKHLSYAQDQSHFIYHGFNGTNLNLSGLAIVHPNGLLELSNISYRQVGRAFFPLPFKFNKSSSDDSQSLSFSTNFVFAIDPERHALGSSSIHYFGILNLSTNGLSSNHIVAVEFDTIETPDCSDINDNHVGIDVNSLTSKISAPAKYFSDNEYKNLTLISGDPMQVWIDYDQAEMILNVTIAPVTITKPEKPLLSEYIDLSLVLLDTMYVGFSSSTGSMASYHHILGWSFNKGGPSQSLDISQLPPLPPPPASPPPSGPPQPHPLLTFVGIIIISLAVTSVVLILIIVAVCIIQRKKKFGELREDWEKEYGPQRFSYKDLYKATKGFKDKELLGFGGFGKVYKGLLQSSDTQIAVKKFSHDSEQGMKEFIAEIASMGRLSHRNLVQLLGYCRRKRELLLVYDYMPNGSLDKFLFQNDTPHLNWVQRYQILKGVASALLYLHEEWEQIVLHRDVKASNVMLDADLNGRLGDFGLAKFHERGSIPETTCVVGTIGYLAPEVSRTGSFTTSSDVFAFGTLMLEVACGRKTIEPHRPAGEVVLADWVVESWKRGAILEMTDSKLKGKYMVEEMELVLKLGLLCTHTTPTARPTMRQVVQYLDGKAALPEIPPDNTPRIGLVILNQDLSTSHEYSSLSITASVLNFGR